Part of the Nitrospinota bacterium genome is shown below.
TTCAGATCAATGGTTTCTTCCATAACGGTTTTTAGGACGGGGAATCCATTGAGTTGTCCTCGGAGTTGTTTTCTGTATTATTTTCCAATGGGTCTTCTGATTTATTTTCTGTTTTGACTTCTGTTTTAACTTCCTCTGGGGCAGGAGGAGCGAGGTGCAGAATTTTATCGATTTGTTCGCCGAGCTTGTCCATTCGGGCATCCACCGTGCCAAAATTGGTTTCAATGATGCAACCGCCGCGCTCAATGCCAGTGTTGGATTCAAAGGAAATATTTTTGATTTCGCCAAACAAATGCTGTAGCTCCGGGCAAAAATTTTCGGCGTGTTCTTTATCCGCAGGATTTATCTTGATGGTCATGGATTCCTTGTCCAACACCGCTTGTACCGCCAGTCGAATCATCTCCTGAACGCTGTCCTCTTTTGTGGACAGTTCAAAGTGAATGACTTTTTTTACCAGCGCGACCACCATTTCGATCATCTCCCGTTCCATTTTGGGATACATCTTTTTACGAAACTCGCTCAGCTCCTGGATGATATTTTCGGTGGTTTCCAGAACAGGTTTAAATTCTTCCCTGGCATCCAGTTCGCCTTTCTGGAATCCTTCAGCATGTCCTTTTTCACGAGCTTCCTTTTCAGCCGTTTCGCGGATTTCTACCGCTTGAATTTTCACCTTATTGAGGGCGTCCCGGACAACTTCAATAACACCCTGCCTGGCTCGATCGACATTTTGAGCATCAAAATTGGTGGCTTCTTTAGAATCGTAAATAAAGTCTTTTGGTGTTTTCTTATTTTTTGGAATCAGTTCGTGAAGTTCAAACTTCTTGGCATGATCCCCTGAAGGGGCAGAAGATGTTTCCTTTTCTTCGGAAGGAAGGTAGCTACGGGTA
Proteins encoded:
- a CDS encoding FliH/SctL family protein gives rise to the protein MYKNSKNFTRSYLPSEEKETSSAPSGDHAKKFELHELIPKNKKTPKDFIYDSKEATNFDAQNVDRARQGVIEVVRDALNKVKIQAVEIRETAEKEAREKGHAEGFQKGELDAREEFKPVLETTENIIQELSEFRKKMYPKMEREMIEMVVALVKKVIHFELSTKEDSVQEMIRLAVQAVLDKESMTIKINPADKEHAENFCPELQHLFGEIKNISFESNTGIERGGCIIETNFGTVDARMDKLGEQIDKILHLAPPAPEEVKTEVKTENKSEDPLENNTENNSEDNSMDSPS